The DNA window GTCCGTTGAGCACCGCCTTGATCATAAAGAGACCGAACCCGATCATCTGATCCACCTTGATCGAGGGAGGCAGTGCCAGTTCCTGGCGATTCACCGACACTTCAACTAAGGCCGGGCCGTCATGATTCAACGCGTCCGCCAGCATGGGACGGACCTGCTCCGGCGTCTCTGCCGTCAGCCCCAACAATCCCGCCGCTTCGGCGATCTGAGCAAAATTCGGGTTGTGCAGTGTCGTGGCGTAATCGAGAAAGCCCGCCGCCTTCATTTCAAGCTCAACAAAACCGAGTGAGTCGTTCTTGAAGACCACCAACTTGATCGGCAATCGCAACTGACGGAGCGACAGCAGGTCGCCTAAGAGCATGGCGAGGCCGCCGTCCCCGGACAAGGTGATCACCTGACGACCGGGATGGCTCAGTTGCGCGCCGATCGCTTGAGGCAGGGCATTGGCCATTGATCCATGCGTGAAGGATCCCAGCAACCTCCGTTTGCCGTTCATCCTGAGGTACCGTGCCGCCCAAATGGTGGGAGTTCCCACATCGCAGCAGAAGATAGCGTCGTCAGCGGCAAGGTCATCGAGCACCTTGGCGATGTATTGGGGATGGATCGGCTTTCGGCCCGGCTCTCCCGAGGCAAGATCGTCAAGTTCTTTACGCGCCATGTGATACAGTTGCAGGGCATTTGTCAGGTGTCGATCATCGTTCTTCCGTTCCAGCCTGGGCGATAAGGCTGCGAGCGTCGTTTTAACATCACCGATCAACCCCAGATCCACCCTGGTCCGTCGACCGATCTGCTCGCCGCGTAGATCGATTTGCACGACAGTGGCGTGATCTGGATAAAATTGCTGATAGGGGAAGTCGGTGCCGAGCATCAACAATGTCTCACAGTCCATCATGGCATGGTAGCCGGAGGCAAATCCCAGCAACCCTGTCATCCCGACATCGAAGGGATTGTCGTACTCGATGAACTCCTTACCTCGCATGGCGTGAACAATCGGCGCCTGCAGTTTGTCCGCCACTTCCATCAATTGATCGTGAGCGCCGGCGCAACCGGCGCCGCCTAGAATCGTGATCCGACGCGCGCCGTTCAACGCCTCCGCCAACCTGTCGAGCTGATCATCGGACGGTCGCACAGTCGGCGTTGCCTGTGCAAAGCTGAGGCGCGATTCGCTCACAGGGGCTGGTTGCAAGGCGATCTCGCCTGGTAGAACGATCACCGAGACACCGCGGCGCGACAAGGCGGTTTGCACCGCAATCTGGAGGAGGCGAGATATCTGCTCCGGCTGTGACACCAATTCGCAATAGTGACTACAGTCACGGAACAGCCGCTCCGGATGGGTTTCCTGGAAATAACCGCTGCCGATCTCGCGGCTTGGAATCTGAGCGGCGATCGCCAGGAGCGGGACACGGCTCCGGTGGGCACCGTACAGCCCATTGATCAGATGGAGATTTCCCGGCTCGCAGCTTCCGGCGCACACCGCCAGGCGCCCGGTCAGGTGAGCCTCGGCTCCGGCGGCGAATGCGGCTGTCTCTTCATGTCGCACGGCCACCCACCGGATATCCCCGCGCCGGCGGATGGAATCGGTAATCCCGTTGAGAGAGTCGCCCGCTACGCCATACACTCGCTTGACCCCAACGAGGGCCAGGCTGTCGACCAAGAGCTCCGCCACTGTTTTCTTGCTCATGGGGCCTTGGCGGTTAGGCAGATTCGTCGCGGCAGGAAAAGGGGCTTCAACTTCACATTCTTCCTGGGCGATTTCAATGTTTCGGATTACGGCGGTTCGGATTTACGGTCAGGGCTCTATGCCCATGCCCACGCCAAGACCGATTCTCGCCCGCAGGAGATCATGCCGAGTGACTGAGTACGCAACCACGCCGCCGCGCTCGACCGGGAGGCTGACGACTCGATGTTTCTCCATCATTTTCGCAGCCTCGGGAATTTCCGTCGATGGGGTGATCGTCAAGCGATCCTTCCGCATGATCTGTTCGGCCGATAGCTTGTTCAGATCATGTCCCTTGTCGAGCGCCTTCATTGCATCAAACTCATTGATGAAGCCGAGATACGTACCCTTGGCATCCACCACCGGCGCCCCGGCCGTGTGGGTCGACAACAACGCCAGCGCAATGTCCATGCCGTTCTCTCCGGCGTGAAATACTAACGGATTGGTCGCGTCGATTTGACCGACGGTCTTGAGCCCGCCTACAGGCACACCTTCCATGGTCATGAGATCCTCCTCAAGGAGTTGCTTGGTACAGTTCGTTGATCGTCTGTTTTTGAGTCGTACCGGTTTCCATGCGTCCATTCCTTCTTAGGACAGTTCGTGAGGGTGAACGTGACTCCGCTGACCTTCCCTCGCTTAGCCACGATGATCGCCGAGGACGCCACAGCGTGAACAATGTGTTTGTCGTGAGCGGCAAGACGGAATTTGTATCGGGTCTAACGGACTCACGAGCATGTCTGTTTACGGCCTCTTGTCGGGGGCAAAGGCGACGTCCGTGACTTTGTGCTCATCATCCACGAGGAGTACGGCAGTATCGCCTGCGGAGAGCGTCGCCAGCTTCGTCTGAATAAGCGGTCTCACCTTGTAGGTGTGGTCTTTGCCGTCCTTGGTTTGAATGACGATGGTATTGTCCTTTAAAGGCATCACGATTCTTCCAGAAACCTGAGCAAGGTTGCCTGTCAGAGGGGATTTCTTCTGCCAAAGTTCTGCCGCACGATGGACAGCTTCTTTGCTTCCAAACGTGACGTCGACGATCTTATCCAACTCGTCGATGAGAAACACGGCATCCACGCCGACTGGAACTGAGGCGACCTTGCTTCGGGCGACCGGCCGGATGAAATAAGACGCTTCCGTGCCGGCGGCTGTGCGCACTACAGCCTTGTCATGCCCGGTCTCCATCGGTTCGACGAGCTGACCATGAACGACCGAGTGGTGGCTCGACTCTCCTATCACATGCACATCTACAAGAAGATTCTGGTCGTTGACGATCAGCTCGATCCGATTGCCCACTTTCAAGTCCGGTAATCCCTTGGCCTTCCGTACCTCCATTGGAATGAATCGCGGTTGCAGCTCGCCGGTATTAATTCTCGCCTGATCGCTCCTGACTTCATCCACCGTGCCAAGGAGTACCCGGTCTCCTGGGAGTAGCTGCGGGTGCATTGGTTCCGTCTGGGTCGCCGCGCCGCTGAAGGACGCCGTCGAGAGACACCACACCGACAAGGCGACGACTCGCGCCAGCGTGGTGCGGGTTAAGTAACGATCCTGCTCGGAATGCTGTTGAGTCCACATCTTTGTGCCCTCCTTTGTGACAGATCGACATACGTTCAGAGATTCTTTCTGAGCCGGACGACTTTTCCACACACTGCATCCTCGCTCGCCACCGGAATGGCGTCATACTTCCGGTTCAACGGATGGAGGATGCAGTGGGTGCCGACACGTTTCACCTGACGCAGGAGCATGGATTCTGAATCGCCATCCCGATGACGCGCGATCACATAGTCGTTCGGTTCCCACTCGAGGTCGGGATTGACAAAAATCATTTCCTCTTTGCTGAAGAGGGGCTCCATCGAATCGTCTTGGACTTTCACGGCGAAGGTGCGCGTTCCGGACACGTCGGTCGCCTCGATCATTGCCTCGGCCTGGAGAAAATCAGGAAGGGTTTTCAGTGATACAACCTGACCCATTTGATCCCAGCGCAGCAGGGGAAACTGTTGGAGTTGACCCGCCGTGGAATGATGAGCCTTGACCGGCAATTCAACCGTCGTTCGGACATGCGGCGACAGGCCGGTGCGCAGGAAGTCTGCGTTCATCCGGAAATATTTCGCAAATTTGTCCCAGACCGCGGGATCGTCGGGGGTTCTGTTGGCGAGAATATTGGTGATCGTTCGGAGAGAGACTCCGACCGATAATGCCAATTCCCTTTCCGTTAAACCCTCGCCTAATTCCCTGTGGATGAGGCCTTTGAGATTCACAGTGAAGGTCCCTCCCCGATTCGATGGCGACGTTCAGGAGCTGACTTAATACGCTACGGATCCGGGCAGTCAGTACCTTTCATTTCATGAGCTCCTGCGATTCGATATCCTGTGCTGCGCGTAAAGTCTTACAGATTGTACGGTCTCGCGCTATCAGGGAATAAACGGTTCGTTTGTCGAATTGGACGATAAAGATTCTGTCGTTTTATAAAGGACAACGATGGGGCGGTGAGTCAGATGGGTCGCGAGGACGATCAGGGTGCAGGATTACACCGGATACCGTAACCTCCGCTTAGCTGCTGTTTTGATCCGTAGCCGTTACGGTGGAAGCTTCTGCCACCGATTCACATATTCTTGAACTGCCGTGACAAACGCCGCATGACTCCAGGTCAAAGGGGAAACCGAAAGTGGGACACCGGAGTAAGGGTGAATCTGTTCCGAGAACACTCCCGAAGGCAGTGCATGGCGGCTGCACCATTCGAACAGCGGCAGCGCTCCTTTCAGGTCCTCCTTGCTAGTCGCCGTCGCAATGAGCCACTGAGCGAGCCAGAGCGTGCAGATGAACCAGGGGTTTCCAGGAACGTTCTCAAGATCCTGACTCTGCCGGTGATAGCCATCGCCCTCGTACCGAGCCATGCCGCCGATGTCGGTCTTCACCCAGAGGCGTTCTTGCACAGCCTTCATGGTCCGCACGATGCGCGGATCGTCCGGTGGTAACATGCCGAAATACCACAGCCCGCACAGCGATGAATCAAGAGTTTCATCGATGGTCCAGCTTTCATCCGAGGCTCGATTCGCCATCCTGACAAAGCGATTCAATCCCGGGCTGTAGAGGACTTGTTCTACGCCTTTCTTGATTTGGTCTGCCGCAGCACTGTAACGCCCAGCGAGCGCCTCCTCTCCGAAGGCTTTCGCAAAGCGTGCAGCAGCGACGAGGCCGCTCCACACGGCTCCGCAGGTAAAGGCCAAGACGCCGCGCCGTTCTTCCCAGAGGTCGTAGGAAGATAATGGCAATCCCGTGGCTGCATCGCGATAATTCGTCATGAAGTCTGCGGCGCGGACGATCAACGACCGGTACAGCGGCTTGATATACTCGACATTTTTCCACGTCCCGAACCGGTTCCAGAGCGCCCAGAGGACGAGGGCGGTCTCGTCTTCCTGAATCGGCAACTCCTTCCGGCCGGCGCGCACCCATGGATGCCAGCTCGAGGCCAACGTGCCGTCCGGATTATATTTGTGGAGCAAATATCCTTCCTTGGTCAGGACCCGGTCGCAGAAGGGATAAAAGGGACGCGCGACTTCCAGGAATCCCGCCAAGTCCAGCGCATAAGCGACCATCGCCCCATCGCGAGGCCACATGTAAGAGTAGGTATCGCGCACGTCAGAGGCGATGTCGGAGTCATTGGCGGCGACGATGGCGCCTTCGTTGTCGATCTGCGTGCGTATGATGAGCAGACTCAGGCAGTAGAGTCGACAAATCTCAGCCGGCAGATCGACGAAGTCCGGTCGGTGTGCATCCAACCAGAGCTGCCAGTACGAGGCGGTTCGATCGATAAAGGTCCAAGGGCCACGGTGGCGCACAGACCGATTGAGTCGTGTCACCTCGTCAAAGTTCGAGCCGACCGCCAGCCAGTAGTACGCGGTTTGCGTGGCGCGGGCCGGCACAACGAGATGGACTGCTACGGTGGAATCGACCGATCCTTGCGCAATCGGGTTCCCCGAGAGCAGACCATCTTCGGCGTCCTTCCATGTGCCCTTCAGGTTGTTGACCTCCTTGTGGCCGCAGGCCCATTGATGGAGGCCGATGTGCCAGCCCTGGACGGAATCCGGCACATCCTCCGGTCGTTTGCCCGGCACCGCCGCGTTGATGAGGAACCACCGCGGGCCCTTGTAATGGTAGATCGCCCGGCGCTCCGGTTCATAGTACGCCGTGTCGCCTAGCTCGTGCCCTGAGATATGAAAGTCATGATGAAAAAACAGCCGCACCTCGCGGTCATGGTCTGCCGTGTTTCTGACTTCGATACGACGAAGGTAGAGATTCTCGTGAAAATCCACGGCGTCCTGACAACTCACATCAAGTTGGAGATCCGGATGGGAGAGGTCGACCTGAGTCACCAGCGTTTCATGGGAATACCGCAGTCGCCGACTCCAACGTGGATCGTCCAGCCACACGAACCGCCCATCGGCCCAGACGCCGAAACGGCAAACATGCCCATCGGTATGATTTTCCAAGCCAACATGCGGCCAATAGAGATCACGAAGCTGATAGCTACCGTCGAAGTTGAGGAGCAGCGACCCATTGCCAAGAGGCAGATCACGCGGCACGTGCCGTCCCTTTCTCCACTCATTCCCGTCGATCGGAATGAGCCGCTGGGGTAGGGGGCCTATTTACACATCTTTTCACGGTTGTGTGCAAGCGGCCGACGTGGTGGGCCGATCAGAAACGTCGAATGATTCGGGGACGGTGGGATACCGGTTGACTCCTTCTCTGAAGTATCGAATCGCCGATGAAGAGAGAGGTGCAGAGCTTGCGCGCATAGGCTTATCACTCAACGATCCACACCGCGTACCCGGTCGCCTGTTGCAGCA is part of the Nitrospira sp. genome and encodes:
- the poxB gene encoding ubiquinone-dependent pyruvate dehydrogenase, with protein sequence MSKKTVAELLVDSLALVGVKRVYGVAGDSLNGITDSIRRRGDIRWVAVRHEETAAFAAGAEAHLTGRLAVCAGSCEPGNLHLINGLYGAHRSRVPLLAIAAQIPSREIGSGYFQETHPERLFRDCSHYCELVSQPEQISRLLQIAVQTALSRRGVSVIVLPGEIALQPAPVSESRLSFAQATPTVRPSDDQLDRLAEALNGARRITILGGAGCAGAHDQLMEVADKLQAPIVHAMRGKEFIEYDNPFDVGMTGLLGFASGYHAMMDCETLLMLGTDFPYQQFYPDHATVVQIDLRGEQIGRRTRVDLGLIGDVKTTLAALSPRLERKNDDRHLTNALQLYHMARKELDDLASGEPGRKPIHPQYIAKVLDDLAADDAIFCCDVGTPTIWAARYLRMNGKRRLLGSFTHGSMANALPQAIGAQLSHPGRQVITLSGDGGLAMLLGDLLSLRQLRLPIKLVVFKNDSLGFVELEMKAAGFLDYATTLHNPNFAQIAEAAGLLGLTAETPEQVRPMLADALNHDGPALVEVSVNRQELALPPSIKVDQMIGFGLFMIKAVLNGRGDEIIDLARTNVFR
- a CDS encoding CBS domain-containing protein, with product MTMEGVPVGGLKTVGQIDATNPLVFHAGENGMDIALALLSTHTAGAPVVDAKGTYLGFINEFDAMKALDKGHDLNKLSAEQIMRKDRLTITPSTEIPEAAKMMEKHRVVSLPVERGGVVAYSVTRHDLLRARIGLGVGMGIEP
- a CDS encoding XRE family transcriptional regulator; this encodes MNLKGLIHRELGEGLTERELALSVGVSLRTITNILANRTPDDPAVWDKFAKYFRMNADFLRTGLSPHVRTTVELPVKAHHSTAGQLQQFPLLRWDQMGQVVSLKTLPDFLQAEAMIEATDVSGTRTFAVKVQDDSMEPLFSKEEMIFVNPDLEWEPNDYVIARHRDGDSESMLLRQVKRVGTHCILHPLNRKYDAIPVASEDAVCGKVVRLRKNL
- a CDS encoding glycoside hydrolase family 15 protein; translation: MPRDLPLGNGSLLLNFDGSYQLRDLYWPHVGLENHTDGHVCRFGVWADGRFVWLDDPRWSRRLRYSHETLVTQVDLSHPDLQLDVSCQDAVDFHENLYLRRIEVRNTADHDREVRLFFHHDFHISGHELGDTAYYEPERRAIYHYKGPRWFLINAAVPGKRPEDVPDSVQGWHIGLHQWACGHKEVNNLKGTWKDAEDGLLSGNPIAQGSVDSTVAVHLVVPARATQTAYYWLAVGSNFDEVTRLNRSVRHRGPWTFIDRTASYWQLWLDAHRPDFVDLPAEICRLYCLSLLIIRTQIDNEGAIVAANDSDIASDVRDTYSYMWPRDGAMVAYALDLAGFLEVARPFYPFCDRVLTKEGYLLHKYNPDGTLASSWHPWVRAGRKELPIQEDETALVLWALWNRFGTWKNVEYIKPLYRSLIVRAADFMTNYRDAATGLPLSSYDLWEERRGVLAFTCGAVWSGLVAAARFAKAFGEEALAGRYSAAADQIKKGVEQVLYSPGLNRFVRMANRASDESWTIDETLDSSLCGLWYFGMLPPDDPRIVRTMKAVQERLWVKTDIGGMARYEGDGYHRQSQDLENVPGNPWFICTLWLAQWLIATATSKEDLKGALPLFEWCSRHALPSGVFSEQIHPYSGVPLSVSPLTWSHAAFVTAVQEYVNRWQKLPP